In Equus przewalskii isolate Varuska chromosome 6, EquPr2, whole genome shotgun sequence, one DNA window encodes the following:
- the LOC103553195 gene encoding olfactory receptor 51I2-like has translation MLPSQTCINTSFFQPSAFLMIGIPGLEAIHGCISMPFSAMYTAALTGNGLILLAVRRSPSLHQPMYCFLSILALTDVGLTLSTLPTTLAVLWFDYRLIGFNACLVQMFFLHSFSVVESSVLLAMSFDRFVAISTPLHYAAVLTNNVIIRIGLAIVARATVSLFPLPFLLKRLNFCPGKILLSHSFCFHVDVMKRACADITVNIIYGLYIVLSTVGIDSLLVVLSYILILHTVMGLASPRERVRALNTCVSHISAVLVFYIPVIGVSMIHRFGRHLSPIVHALVAYVYLMVPPVLNPIIYSVKSKPIRGPMLRVLMRQG, from the coding sequence ATGCTCCCTTCTCAGACCTGTATCAACACCTCTTTCTTCCAGCCATCTGCTTTCCTGATGATTGGCATTCCAGGCCTGGAGGCCATTCATGGCTGCATCTCCATGCCCTTCTCTGCCATGTACACTGCAGCTCTCACTGGAAATGGCCTGATCCTCCTGGCTGTAAGGAGGAGTCCCAGCCTGCACCAGCCCATGTACTGCTTCCTGTCCATACTGGCTCTCACCGATGTGGGCCTCACCTTGTCCACACTGCCCACCACCCTGGCTGTGCTCTGGTTTGACTATCGGCTCATCGGCTTCAATGCCTGCCTGGTCCAGATGTTCTTCCTCCACTCCTTCTCTGTGGTGGAGTCCTCAGTGCTCCTGGCCATGTCATTTGATCGCTTTGTGGCCATCTCCACCCCCCTGCACTATGCAGCTGTCCTCACAAATAATGTCATTATCAGGATTGGGTTAGCTATTGTGGCTCGAGCCACTGTGTCCCTCTTCCCACTGCCCTTCTTACTAAAGCGGCTGAACTTTTGCCCTGGCAAGATCCTCTTGTCCCACTCATTCTGTTTCCATGTAGATGTCATGAAACGGGCCTGTGCTGACATTACTGTCAACATTATTTATGGGCTGTACATAGTTCTGTCCACAGTGGGTATAGACTCCTTGCTTGTTGTCCTGTCTTATATCCTTATTCTTCATACAGTGATGGGTCTGGCCTCTCCCAGGGAGCGTGTGCGGGCCCTCAACACTTGTGTTTCTCACATCTCAGCTGTTCTGGTTTTCTACATCCCAGTCATAGGAGTGTCCATGATCCACCGTTTTGGGAGACACCTGTCCCCCATTGTTCATGCTCTTGTTGCCTATGTGTACCTGATGGTGCCCCCTGTGCTCAATCCCATCATCTACAGTGTGAAATCCAAACCCATCAGGGGCCCCATGCTCAGAGTGCTAATGAGGCAGGGCTGA